In a single window of the Elaeis guineensis isolate ETL-2024a chromosome 6, EG11, whole genome shotgun sequence genome:
- the LOC105047088 gene encoding oleosin, translated as MADRQPGAGPRAQRPASGHAILRQLHSRAPNSTQVVGLLTLVISGAILLLLTGVTLTGTVAGLVFFGPVILLTSPIWFPVAAVIFMAIAGFLSVCGFGVVAAAGATWLYRYFSGRHPVGSDRVDYARSRIADTASQMKDYAREYGGYLQNRVKDAAPGA; from the coding sequence ATGGCGGACCGTCAGCCCGGCGCAGGCCCACGAGCCCAACGGCCCGCCTCAGGCCACGCCATCCTCCGACAGCTCCACAGCCGCGCCCCCAACTCCACCCAGGTCGTCGGCTTGTTGACACTCGTCATATCCGGCGCCATCCTCCTCCTGCTCACCGGGGTGACGCTCACCGGCACCGTCGCGGGTCTGGTCTTCTTCGGCCCAGTTATCCTTCTCACCAGCCCGATATGGTTCCCGGTCGCCGCCGTCATCTTCATGGCCATCGCCGGATTCCTTTCGGTCTGCGGGTTCGGCGTCGTGGCCGCGGCTGGCGCCACGTGGCTGTACCGCTACTTCAGCGGCCGCCACCCGGTGGGGAGCGACCGGGTCGACTACGCCCGCAGCCGGATCGCCGACACGGCCAGCCAAATGAAGGACTACGCCCGGGAGTATGGTGGGTATCTTCAGAACCGGGTGAAGGATGCGGCACCGGGAGCTTAG